A portion of the Sphaerochaeta pleomorpha str. Grapes genome contains these proteins:
- a CDS encoding FAD-dependent oxidoreductase — protein MKKETDYEKHIVADITIVGGGLSGVCAAIAAARKGCTVSLVHSRSVLGGNSSSEIRVWTRGATGGGNLFAEEMGILGELKLTNQYRNPEGNPILWDDILLDAVLTEKNISLFLNSFVFQVESKEGHVASVHALEINSERAFCFTSDFFIDATGDGFIAASAGMPFVVGKESKETYNEGKAPEKFDPTTQGCTILMNILKRDHPVPFVAPSFAYSLSKIEQLLNNGGRIISEKSNGCDFWWVEFGGQLDTIQDIATISLELKRLSYGIYNYIKNSGKYEAENLDLIWMGNLPGKRESRRFVTDYVLTGNDILAGTKFEDVAFYGGWYMDFHPSEGIYSKSDFCTQIPVPLYGIPLRVLYASSFDNLMLCGRIIGASHTAFSSTRIMDTCALSGQSAGTAASVLVSRKLKTCNLRNSSVYGEVQAILDANDLLLPGYTSKPIGNIAECIPSSVVSSCQGKEKNKLELADDFFLAIPVTLAKESSIFVEASESAKLSVEISFSMLPSRNCQPGRITIGQLSLNSGRNKVSLKPFSDGEGYLLLVIRRTLGVSVVTCDQELPGVLCGYTQLATYQFPLLEIASFETYGALNLSNGYTRPYGGANIWLSDQEEKPSVKLILTSMQTVSAVEFFFDCSLSQEMVSSRVMDVDAHHNIHLRNGVSPSLVRDFEIFAVIGECNVLLGQVHDNFQRHIKVSFDPVITQCVFVRFLRTFGAKNTGVYEIRVH, from the coding sequence AAACGGATTACGAGAAACATATCGTTGCAGATATAACCATAGTCGGGGGTGGACTATCAGGGGTTTGTGCCGCAATAGCGGCCGCCCGGAAGGGATGTACAGTCTCACTGGTCCATTCCCGTTCGGTTTTAGGTGGAAACAGCTCTAGCGAGATACGGGTATGGACCAGAGGGGCCACCGGGGGAGGAAACCTTTTTGCCGAGGAAATGGGCATACTGGGGGAACTTAAGCTTACCAACCAATATAGAAACCCCGAGGGAAACCCTATCCTTTGGGATGATATTCTTCTGGACGCAGTACTTACTGAAAAAAATATTTCACTGTTCCTCAACTCTTTTGTTTTCCAGGTAGAAAGCAAGGAAGGTCATGTTGCGTCGGTACATGCCCTCGAAATAAACTCGGAACGAGCATTTTGTTTCACGTCAGATTTTTTTATTGATGCTACTGGGGATGGTTTTATAGCTGCCTCGGCCGGCATGCCTTTCGTTGTTGGAAAAGAAAGCAAGGAAACCTATAATGAGGGTAAGGCCCCCGAAAAATTTGATCCAACAACCCAAGGCTGTACGATACTGATGAACATCCTTAAAAGAGATCACCCAGTTCCCTTTGTCGCACCGTCGTTTGCTTATTCTCTTTCAAAAATCGAACAGCTTCTCAATAATGGTGGACGTATCATATCTGAGAAATCAAACGGTTGTGATTTTTGGTGGGTCGAGTTCGGAGGCCAGCTCGATACAATCCAGGATATCGCTACAATTTCCCTTGAGTTGAAAAGGCTTTCCTATGGAATCTACAACTATATAAAGAATTCTGGGAAGTATGAGGCAGAAAATCTTGATTTAATTTGGATGGGTAACCTGCCGGGGAAACGGGAATCAAGAAGGTTTGTTACCGATTATGTGCTTACGGGTAACGATATCCTTGCAGGGACAAAATTTGAAGATGTTGCTTTCTATGGTGGGTGGTATATGGATTTCCATCCCTCCGAGGGTATCTACAGCAAGTCAGATTTCTGCACCCAGATACCGGTTCCTTTGTATGGCATACCTTTGCGTGTATTGTACGCTTCCTCTTTTGATAATCTCATGCTCTGCGGCCGAATCATCGGAGCTTCCCATACAGCTTTTTCGAGTACTCGCATCATGGATACCTGCGCCTTGTCAGGGCAATCTGCTGGGACGGCAGCTTCCGTACTTGTTTCCCGAAAGCTGAAAACCTGTAATCTGAGGAATTCCTCGGTGTATGGTGAGGTACAGGCTATCCTGGATGCCAATGATCTGTTGTTGCCAGGATATACCTCAAAGCCAATCGGCAATATTGCAGAATGCATACCTAGCAGTGTTGTTTCCTCTTGTCAGGGAAAAGAAAAGAATAAATTGGAACTTGCCGATGATTTTTTTCTGGCAATTCCCGTTACCCTGGCGAAGGAATCTTCAATTTTCGTCGAAGCCAGTGAGAGTGCAAAACTTTCTGTCGAAATCAGCTTCTCAATGCTTCCGAGCAGGAATTGCCAACCAGGGAGAATAACAATCGGGCAGCTATCCCTCAATTCTGGTAGGAACAAGGTTTCTCTGAAACCCTTTAGTGACGGTGAAGGATATCTGTTGTTGGTTATCCGCAGAACCTTGGGTGTTTCGGTTGTTACCTGTGACCAGGAGTTGCCTGGGGTACTCTGTGGCTATACCCAGCTGGCAACATATCAATTCCCTTTGCTAGAGATTGCTTCGTTTGAGACCTATGGAGCTTTAAACCTTTCCAATGGATATACCAGACCCTATGGGGGAGCAAATATCTGGCTGTCCGACCAAGAGGAAAAACCAAGTGTCAAACTGATTCTCACCTCAATGCAAACCGTATCTGCAGTGGAATTCTTTTTCGATTGTTCGCTAAGCCAGGAAATGGTAAGCAGCAGGGTTATGGATGTTGATGCACATCATAATATTCATCTCCGCAATGGGGTTAGTCCCTCTCTAGTCAGGGATTTTGAAATCTTTGCTGTGATTGGTGAATGCAATGTACTGCTTGGCCAAGTGCATGATAATTTTCAGCGTCATATTAAAGTGTCATTTGATCCAGTGATTACCCAATGTGTTTTCGTTCGGTTCTTGAGGACTTTCGGTGCTAAAAACACTGGTGTCTATGAAATACGAGTTCATTAA
- a CDS encoding carbohydrate ABC transporter permease translates to MFQKTVGFKIFFWVFLVMIGFFAFFPQLWMISTSLKPESEMFTFSFFRYFDTGNILRVLSDTTFLRYLRNGIVVAVASSFCSTVVSVFAGYSFSKFRYKGRKSVMALIMISQAFPQGLLLLSLYPMMQKIGMLDKLPAIILAYVALTLPVGTWTLKAYFDQVPASLLEAARVDGSSEWRTMFQIIIPLAIPGMMTIAIYSFVWAWNDLLYALTLISSTANRTLASGMIFTFTGEGGNDWIGMMAASVVASIPVAVMFVFLQRYFIAGLTAGAVKG, encoded by the coding sequence ATGTTTCAGAAAACAGTTGGTTTTAAAATATTTTTCTGGGTCTTTCTTGTGATGATTGGATTTTTTGCCTTTTTCCCTCAATTGTGGATGATATCGACATCACTTAAACCAGAGAGCGAAATGTTTACCTTTTCTTTTTTCAGATACTTTGATACTGGCAATATCCTCAGGGTTTTATCTGATACTACTTTTCTGCGGTATCTGAGAAACGGCATCGTGGTTGCCGTAGCTTCCTCGTTCTGTTCTACCGTAGTGTCTGTTTTTGCAGGGTATAGCTTCTCCAAGTTTAGGTACAAGGGGCGAAAATCAGTCATGGCCTTGATTATGATAAGCCAGGCTTTTCCCCAGGGATTGTTATTGCTCAGCCTATATCCAATGATGCAGAAAATCGGAATGTTGGATAAACTCCCTGCGATCATCTTAGCCTATGTAGCATTGACTCTCCCTGTTGGAACCTGGACGCTGAAAGCCTATTTCGACCAAGTGCCTGCCTCGCTTTTGGAGGCTGCCCGGGTAGATGGGTCCTCAGAGTGGAGGACAATGTTTCAGATAATCATTCCATTAGCAATCCCAGGTATGATGACTATTGCCATTTATAGTTTTGTCTGGGCTTGGAATGACTTGCTCTATGCGCTCACCCTAATTTCCTCCACCGCAAACCGTACATTGGCCAGTGGAATGATTTTTACCTTCACAGGTGAAGGAGGGAACGATTGGATAGGTATGATGGCAGCTTCGGTTGTAGCCTCGATTCCCGTTGCGGTTATGTTCGTGTTTCTTCAGCGATATTTTATCGCCGGTCTGACAGCAGGGGCTGTAAAAGGTTGA
- a CDS encoding ABC transporter substrate-binding protein has translation MKKFVVVLSILAMVVSSAFAAGSSEKTVEQDGMVFSNWSGSEKASSEIFTWMIDSFNQKSAPENKIEQINWPWGETESQLAIRAQGNEPYDVAQIDIRMLPALAEAGVLADLTKVFGSSYFTDNFSEGSISVGNYKGTQYGVPWTVAPMALISNPKILSDSGVDFEIVTIADFEKACAMVKENHPANKDADLSNDIIPYAAMTKDSGTAAPDLMVWLWTFGANVYDSDGNCTLNSEKAVSALTWFENLMEKGYIQKAVSRGDARTLFKEGRVAFYDDALMSKGAITNDAFGDISTYAFPKVHPVLNKGDKPQASGWGHLLVIIDRSPKKAEAKAFIEHLISEEVALKYFKENGMLPSRKAVLSNTAVTSDYWSNAWTPVLAGGRLAETAGPQYAAANGVILEELQSMLSGTKTPKQAADAMCSRITSL, from the coding sequence ATGAAAAAGTTTGTTGTCGTGTTGTCAATTTTGGCAATGGTGGTTTCTTCGGCCTTTGCAGCTGGTTCTTCAGAGAAAACAGTTGAGCAGGACGGAATGGTTTTTTCCAACTGGTCAGGTTCGGAAAAAGCATCTTCAGAGATTTTTACCTGGATGATAGATTCTTTCAATCAGAAAAGTGCACCAGAAAATAAAATCGAACAAATTAACTGGCCTTGGGGCGAGACAGAGTCTCAGCTTGCTATTCGTGCACAGGGAAATGAACCCTATGATGTTGCCCAGATAGATATCAGGATGCTTCCCGCTTTGGCTGAAGCCGGCGTGCTTGCCGACCTTACCAAGGTGTTCGGATCTTCATATTTTACGGACAATTTCTCAGAAGGTTCGATTTCTGTCGGAAATTACAAAGGAACCCAGTACGGAGTACCTTGGACTGTTGCACCTATGGCGTTGATTTCCAATCCCAAGATTCTTTCAGATTCCGGGGTTGATTTCGAAATTGTTACGATTGCTGATTTCGAGAAAGCTTGTGCCATGGTAAAGGAAAACCATCCTGCAAACAAAGATGCCGATTTGTCGAATGATATTATTCCTTATGCCGCAATGACAAAGGATTCTGGAACTGCTGCCCCTGATTTGATGGTCTGGCTTTGGACCTTTGGTGCCAATGTTTATGACAGTGATGGAAATTGTACCCTAAATAGTGAAAAAGCAGTTTCTGCACTCACTTGGTTCGAGAATCTGATGGAAAAAGGGTATATTCAGAAAGCCGTTTCCCGCGGCGATGCCAGGACTCTTTTTAAGGAAGGCCGTGTAGCGTTCTATGATGATGCCTTGATGAGCAAAGGTGCCATTACCAATGATGCTTTTGGTGATATCTCAACCTATGCCTTTCCAAAGGTCCATCCGGTCCTGAACAAAGGGGACAAGCCACAGGCCAGTGGGTGGGGCCATTTGCTGGTCATTATCGACCGCAGTCCAAAAAAGGCTGAGGCCAAGGCTTTCATTGAACACCTGATAAGCGAAGAAGTTGCACTCAAGTATTTTAAGGAGAATGGGATGCTTCCTTCCAGAAAAGCAGTCCTTTCCAATACTGCGGTTACTTCAGACTACTGGTCAAATGCCTGGACACCTGTCCTTGCAGGTGGAAGACTGGCAGAGACTGCAGGTCCCCAGTATGCAGCGGCTAATGGAGTAATATTGGAGGAACTGCAATCAATGCTTTCCGGGACAAAGACTCCGAAACAGGCTGCCGATGCTATGTGTTCCAGAATTACCAGTCTATAA
- a CDS encoding carbohydrate ABC transporter permease produces the protein MNRSSRDQALMGWVLILPALAIFLLMIFYPFVNSILISFTNRNLIYPNYKFIGLENYRKLFSDPNTLQLILTTVTFVFFSTLAPFCIGLVWALLMNQKFKGSEFLRGFALVNWIIPGIAIGFLWSWIFNGDYGILNALLAKLGIIEKNVIWLGGKQTSMLAVVLARTWQMFPWYMAFIMGGLQGVSKEQCEASRIDGANNLQMFVHVIIPAIKPVLTLILILGTIGNLQHFDLINVMTGGGPERATSTFATEVYKKAFKEYSLGRAASLGVVWAVALSIFSGFYLKRIKED, from the coding sequence ATGAACCGATCGTCAAGAGACCAAGCATTAATGGGATGGGTGTTAATTCTCCCTGCTTTGGCTATCTTTCTGCTTATGATTTTCTATCCCTTCGTAAATTCGATCCTCATTAGTTTTACCAATAGGAACCTCATCTACCCGAACTATAAGTTCATTGGACTTGAAAATTATCGGAAACTATTTTCCGATCCAAATACCCTGCAGTTGATTCTGACTACTGTCACGTTTGTCTTCTTCTCGACCCTTGCTCCTTTTTGCATTGGTCTGGTCTGGGCTTTGCTGATGAACCAGAAATTCAAAGGCTCTGAGTTTCTTCGCGGTTTTGCATTAGTCAACTGGATTATCCCCGGAATTGCCATCGGTTTCTTATGGAGCTGGATATTCAATGGGGATTATGGAATATTGAATGCCTTGTTGGCAAAGCTTGGCATAATTGAAAAAAATGTAATCTGGCTAGGGGGGAAGCAAACCTCCATGCTTGCCGTTGTGCTGGCTAGGACCTGGCAGATGTTTCCCTGGTACATGGCCTTTATTATGGGAGGCTTGCAGGGGGTTTCAAAAGAACAATGTGAAGCTTCCCGGATAGATGGTGCCAATAATCTCCAGATGTTCGTACACGTAATCATCCCTGCGATTAAACCGGTACTGACCCTCATTCTTATTTTGGGAACTATCGGCAATCTGCAGCACTTTGATTTGATCAATGTCATGACAGGTGGCGGCCCGGAACGGGCAACCTCAACGTTTGCAACCGAGGTGTACAAGAAAGCGTTCAAGGAGTACAGCCTAGGGCGTGCGGCATCTCTCGGGGTTGTCTGGGCTGTGGCTTTGAGTATATTCAGCGGTTTTTATCTTAAACGCATCAAGGAGGACTAG